A stretch of the Aphis gossypii isolate Hap1 chromosome 2, ASM2018417v2, whole genome shotgun sequence genome encodes the following:
- the LOC114127020 gene encoding repetitive organellar protein isoform X3 has protein sequence MSLSPADLFPLSHYANDPEQLIHQLFSVVRGKRLARLIPPELKDMTFEELKADCLIQLLCMSKKRVLATLEGKEMNSSSDSDDSVDGNKKPNKLETEKKDEIGQKRHHKEKRTKLSKKKKNETDSETELEKSKEKEGKTLLEILELEMKAKAIRALLGPNQNDNNTQIEEAIKNEIIGEKIEEKNNDNKSWNERYEQREDVKDVVKTSKLCTNMRRRMLLHQQKMLADRAKLKAAETEKIKSEETIKSKLEEKLQNVYFKNDGEQSNVNTQEKNSDITDKESLEDYKTIKNTDVKLKETNNLQEVDTTKINRDNPNSSNAHTNTNNTQESTDDDSQKSTDFEKVLSEYTQKNSDLELTINEYSKKNNDLEDEINKCSKRNDDMENAMNKCAQKNSDIELAIDNYSVDYNGVDNGIVKQNETNNEEETDIDKDNEKSTDFDSMINQNAKKNVDLNAIVKEYAKRNSDIMTLIGEYSQNNIDIQSVIGEYAKGNLKLETIIDEYSHRNAKIKTMVNEYSVNNSNVEKIIDRNNRKQSLIDNYYMESAIGKAVDADDTKQINKIADVICESTSSDNVETNIESNHKLVVEAANEEVEKD, from the exons ATGAGCTTATCGCCTGCTGACTTATTTCCTCTCAGTCATTATGCCAATGACCCTGAACAATTAATTCATCAATTGTTTTCTGTTGTACGTGGTAAACGTCTCGCTCGACTTATTCCACCAGAACTTAAG GATATGACATTTGAAGAACTAAAAGCAGATTGTTTAATTCAGTTATTGTGCATGTCAAAGAAGCGAGTGTTGGCTACATTGGAag gcaAAGAAATGAATTCTTCATCAGACTCTGATGACTCTGTTGATGGTAATAAGAAaccaaataaattagaaacagaaaaaaaagatgAAATTGGCCAAAAAAGACATCATAAAGAAAAACgaacaaaattatcaaaaaagaaaaaaaatgaaacagaTAGTGAGACTGAACTAGAgaaatcaaaagaaaaagaagGAAAAACATTGTTAGAGATTTTAGAATTAGAAATGAAAGCAAAGGCTATACGTGCCTTACTTGGTCCTAAtcaaaatgataacaatacaCAAATTGAAGAagctattaaaaatgaaataattggaGAAAAAAtcgaagaaaaaaacaatgacaACAAGAGTTGGAATGAACGTTATGAACAAAGAGAAGATGTTAAAGATGTAGTTAAAACTAGCAAGTTGTGTACAAATATGAGACGTCGTATGCTTCTACATcaacaaaaa atgttGGCAGATAGGGCAAAATTGAAAGCTGCCGAAACTGAAAAGATTAAATCTgaagaaacaataaaatcaaaattggaagaaaaattacaaaatgtttatttcaaaaatgatggAGAACAATCAAATGTTAATacacaagaaaaaaattctgatATAACCGATAAAGAGTCATTAGaagattataaaactattaaaaatactgatgTTAAATTGAAAGagacaaataatttacaagagGTTgatacaactaaaataaacaGAGACAATCCTAATAGTTCAAATGCACATACAAACACAAATAACACCCAAGAATCAACTGATGATGACTCACAAAAAAGTACagattttgaaaaagtattaAGTGAATATACACAGAAAAATTCAGATTTAGAGTTAACTATCAATgagtattctaaaaaaaacaatgatttggaagatgaaataaataaatgttctaAGAGAAATGATGACATGGAAAATGCTATGAATAAATGTGCACAGAAAAATTCTGATATTGAATTGGCTATTGATAATTACTCAGTGGATTACAATGGCGTTGATAATGGTATtgttaaacaaaatgaaacaaataatgaaGAGGAAACTGATATTGATAAAGATAATGAAAAAAGTACTGACTTTGATTCAATGATCAACCAAAATGCAAAAAAGAATGTAGATCTTAATGCGATAGTTAAAGAATATGCAAAAAGGAATTCTGATATAATGACATTGATTGGTGAATattctcaaaataatattgatattcaaTCAGTTATTGGTGAATATGCTAAAGGAAATCTCAAAttagaaacaataattgatGAATATTCACATAGAAATGCTAAAATCAAAACTATGGTTAATGAATATTCAGTAAACAATAGTAATGTAGAAAAAATCATTGATCGAAACAACCGAAAACAatcattaattgataattattatatggaatCAGCTATTGGAAAAGCTGTGGATGCAGAtgatacaaaacaaataaataaaattgccgATGTTATTTGTGAATCCACTAGCTCAGATAATGTTGAAACTAATATTGAATCAAATCACAAATTAGTGGTCGAAGCGGCCAATGAAGAAGTTGAAAAAGACTAA
- the LOC114127020 gene encoding repetitive organellar protein isoform X1 has translation MAMKRTIDFHLNDQRKKANLYRAIKNDVNNPLVILGNDSSTDEESMSLSPADLFPLSHYANDPEQLIHQLFSVVRGKRLARLIPPELKDMTFEELKADCLIQLLCMSKKRVLATLEGKEMNSSSDSDDSVDGNKKPNKLETEKKDEIGQKRHHKEKRTKLSKKKKNETDSETELEKSKEKEGKTLLEILELEMKAKAIRALLGPNQNDNNTQIEEAIKNEIIGEKIEEKNNDNKSWNERYEQREDVKDVVKTSKLCTNMRRRMLLHQQKMLADRAKLKAAETEKIKSEETIKSKLEEKLQNVYFKNDGEQSNVNTQEKNSDITDKESLEDYKTIKNTDVKLKETNNLQEVDTTKINRDNPNSSNAHTNTNNTQESTDDDSQKSTDFEKVLSEYTQKNSDLELTINEYSKKNNDLEDEINKCSKRNDDMENAMNKCAQKNSDIELAIDNYSVDYNGVDNGIVKQNETNNEEETDIDKDNEKSTDFDSMINQNAKKNVDLNAIVKEYAKRNSDIMTLIGEYSQNNIDIQSVIGEYAKGNLKLETIIDEYSHRNAKIKTMVNEYSVNNSNVEKIIDRNNRKQSLIDNYYMESAIGKAVDADDTKQINKIADVICESTSSDNVETNIESNHKLVVEAANEEVEKD, from the exons ATGGCCATGAAGAGGACCATTGATTTTCATCTGAACGATCAACGGAAAAAAGCCAATCTATATAGAGCGATCAAAAACGATGTAAACAACCCATTAGTTATc TTGGGTAATGACTCTAGTACCGATGAGGAGTCAATGAGCTTATCGCCTGCTGACTTATTTCCTCTCAGTCATTATGCCAATGACCCTGAACAATTAATTCATCAATTGTTTTCTGTTGTACGTGGTAAACGTCTCGCTCGACTTATTCCACCAGAACTTAAG GATATGACATTTGAAGAACTAAAAGCAGATTGTTTAATTCAGTTATTGTGCATGTCAAAGAAGCGAGTGTTGGCTACATTGGAag gcaAAGAAATGAATTCTTCATCAGACTCTGATGACTCTGTTGATGGTAATAAGAAaccaaataaattagaaacagaaaaaaaagatgAAATTGGCCAAAAAAGACATCATAAAGAAAAACgaacaaaattatcaaaaaagaaaaaaaatgaaacagaTAGTGAGACTGAACTAGAgaaatcaaaagaaaaagaagGAAAAACATTGTTAGAGATTTTAGAATTAGAAATGAAAGCAAAGGCTATACGTGCCTTACTTGGTCCTAAtcaaaatgataacaatacaCAAATTGAAGAagctattaaaaatgaaataattggaGAAAAAAtcgaagaaaaaaacaatgacaACAAGAGTTGGAATGAACGTTATGAACAAAGAGAAGATGTTAAAGATGTAGTTAAAACTAGCAAGTTGTGTACAAATATGAGACGTCGTATGCTTCTACATcaacaaaaa atgttGGCAGATAGGGCAAAATTGAAAGCTGCCGAAACTGAAAAGATTAAATCTgaagaaacaataaaatcaaaattggaagaaaaattacaaaatgtttatttcaaaaatgatggAGAACAATCAAATGTTAATacacaagaaaaaaattctgatATAACCGATAAAGAGTCATTAGaagattataaaactattaaaaatactgatgTTAAATTGAAAGagacaaataatttacaagagGTTgatacaactaaaataaacaGAGACAATCCTAATAGTTCAAATGCACATACAAACACAAATAACACCCAAGAATCAACTGATGATGACTCACAAAAAAGTACagattttgaaaaagtattaAGTGAATATACACAGAAAAATTCAGATTTAGAGTTAACTATCAATgagtattctaaaaaaaacaatgatttggaagatgaaataaataaatgttctaAGAGAAATGATGACATGGAAAATGCTATGAATAAATGTGCACAGAAAAATTCTGATATTGAATTGGCTATTGATAATTACTCAGTGGATTACAATGGCGTTGATAATGGTATtgttaaacaaaatgaaacaaataatgaaGAGGAAACTGATATTGATAAAGATAATGAAAAAAGTACTGACTTTGATTCAATGATCAACCAAAATGCAAAAAAGAATGTAGATCTTAATGCGATAGTTAAAGAATATGCAAAAAGGAATTCTGATATAATGACATTGATTGGTGAATattctcaaaataatattgatattcaaTCAGTTATTGGTGAATATGCTAAAGGAAATCTCAAAttagaaacaataattgatGAATATTCACATAGAAATGCTAAAATCAAAACTATGGTTAATGAATATTCAGTAAACAATAGTAATGTAGAAAAAATCATTGATCGAAACAACCGAAAACAatcattaattgataattattatatggaatCAGCTATTGGAAAAGCTGTGGATGCAGAtgatacaaaacaaataaataaaattgccgATGTTATTTGTGAATCCACTAGCTCAGATAATGTTGAAACTAATATTGAATCAAATCACAAATTAGTGGTCGAAGCGGCCAATGAAGAAGTTGAAAAAGACTAA
- the LOC114127020 gene encoding repetitive organellar protein isoform X2 codes for MAMKRTIDFHLNDQRKKANLYRAIKNDLGNDSSTDEESMSLSPADLFPLSHYANDPEQLIHQLFSVVRGKRLARLIPPELKDMTFEELKADCLIQLLCMSKKRVLATLEGKEMNSSSDSDDSVDGNKKPNKLETEKKDEIGQKRHHKEKRTKLSKKKKNETDSETELEKSKEKEGKTLLEILELEMKAKAIRALLGPNQNDNNTQIEEAIKNEIIGEKIEEKNNDNKSWNERYEQREDVKDVVKTSKLCTNMRRRMLLHQQKMLADRAKLKAAETEKIKSEETIKSKLEEKLQNVYFKNDGEQSNVNTQEKNSDITDKESLEDYKTIKNTDVKLKETNNLQEVDTTKINRDNPNSSNAHTNTNNTQESTDDDSQKSTDFEKVLSEYTQKNSDLELTINEYSKKNNDLEDEINKCSKRNDDMENAMNKCAQKNSDIELAIDNYSVDYNGVDNGIVKQNETNNEEETDIDKDNEKSTDFDSMINQNAKKNVDLNAIVKEYAKRNSDIMTLIGEYSQNNIDIQSVIGEYAKGNLKLETIIDEYSHRNAKIKTMVNEYSVNNSNVEKIIDRNNRKQSLIDNYYMESAIGKAVDADDTKQINKIADVICESTSSDNVETNIESNHKLVVEAANEEVEKD; via the exons ATGGCCATGAAGAGGACCATTGATTTTCATCTGAACGATCAACGGAAAAAAGCCAATCTATATAGAGCGATCAAAAACGAT TTGGGTAATGACTCTAGTACCGATGAGGAGTCAATGAGCTTATCGCCTGCTGACTTATTTCCTCTCAGTCATTATGCCAATGACCCTGAACAATTAATTCATCAATTGTTTTCTGTTGTACGTGGTAAACGTCTCGCTCGACTTATTCCACCAGAACTTAAG GATATGACATTTGAAGAACTAAAAGCAGATTGTTTAATTCAGTTATTGTGCATGTCAAAGAAGCGAGTGTTGGCTACATTGGAag gcaAAGAAATGAATTCTTCATCAGACTCTGATGACTCTGTTGATGGTAATAAGAAaccaaataaattagaaacagaaaaaaaagatgAAATTGGCCAAAAAAGACATCATAAAGAAAAACgaacaaaattatcaaaaaagaaaaaaaatgaaacagaTAGTGAGACTGAACTAGAgaaatcaaaagaaaaagaagGAAAAACATTGTTAGAGATTTTAGAATTAGAAATGAAAGCAAAGGCTATACGTGCCTTACTTGGTCCTAAtcaaaatgataacaatacaCAAATTGAAGAagctattaaaaatgaaataattggaGAAAAAAtcgaagaaaaaaacaatgacaACAAGAGTTGGAATGAACGTTATGAACAAAGAGAAGATGTTAAAGATGTAGTTAAAACTAGCAAGTTGTGTACAAATATGAGACGTCGTATGCTTCTACATcaacaaaaa atgttGGCAGATAGGGCAAAATTGAAAGCTGCCGAAACTGAAAAGATTAAATCTgaagaaacaataaaatcaaaattggaagaaaaattacaaaatgtttatttcaaaaatgatggAGAACAATCAAATGTTAATacacaagaaaaaaattctgatATAACCGATAAAGAGTCATTAGaagattataaaactattaaaaatactgatgTTAAATTGAAAGagacaaataatttacaagagGTTgatacaactaaaataaacaGAGACAATCCTAATAGTTCAAATGCACATACAAACACAAATAACACCCAAGAATCAACTGATGATGACTCACAAAAAAGTACagattttgaaaaagtattaAGTGAATATACACAGAAAAATTCAGATTTAGAGTTAACTATCAATgagtattctaaaaaaaacaatgatttggaagatgaaataaataaatgttctaAGAGAAATGATGACATGGAAAATGCTATGAATAAATGTGCACAGAAAAATTCTGATATTGAATTGGCTATTGATAATTACTCAGTGGATTACAATGGCGTTGATAATGGTATtgttaaacaaaatgaaacaaataatgaaGAGGAAACTGATATTGATAAAGATAATGAAAAAAGTACTGACTTTGATTCAATGATCAACCAAAATGCAAAAAAGAATGTAGATCTTAATGCGATAGTTAAAGAATATGCAAAAAGGAATTCTGATATAATGACATTGATTGGTGAATattctcaaaataatattgatattcaaTCAGTTATTGGTGAATATGCTAAAGGAAATCTCAAAttagaaacaataattgatGAATATTCACATAGAAATGCTAAAATCAAAACTATGGTTAATGAATATTCAGTAAACAATAGTAATGTAGAAAAAATCATTGATCGAAACAACCGAAAACAatcattaattgataattattatatggaatCAGCTATTGGAAAAGCTGTGGATGCAGAtgatacaaaacaaataaataaaattgccgATGTTATTTGTGAATCCACTAGCTCAGATAATGTTGAAACTAATATTGAATCAAATCACAAATTAGTGGTCGAAGCGGCCAATGAAGAAGTTGAAAAAGACTAA
- the LOC114127005 gene encoding zinc finger protein 471-like: MKNKFDLDFNVLCRLCLHKGPELRSIFDCDFSYRIESCVGIVIQQCDLGPAHMCVNCLSSLENWEEFKQKCISSNECIQNCIKQLEEEKLNMTVDNSIKHEDQLEINEQENNHDSMLNNEFNNQDSDNDSSKSKSSISPITRKVYSRAVKKEVKAFEVANTKTSNKKKRYECGMCSIDFTEKETLYNHLIDSHKLEENNTPHYCLICNKGYCNYTIYQNHLTAEQDIHGSIQIQDKVKDCTIGCGLCTCKFSRSTSLYRHLRNHALKKDLMPHLCSFCQVGFLDTYSLYLHASTEHHAASVIVNESKKECSDASTTVRQEEELCGKTMDNDTVGDEYKDNKYAITTKRKIKKLKTLEDKRAKYREHYRRFQSKTYACEFCDVAYSRFCDLFNHDRTAHDDMPKEFSCPTCGKLFLTDSRLQIHQNAFHAEKAFSCDVCNVRCKSKHTLRTHMRKHSGVFACSHCGLTTASNAALVSHMRIHTGEKPFVCDLCGNSYASKLGLTSHKRTHQQEALFKCNVCGYTGSSHSSIYIHRQTHNSDKPFVCDVCGKTFKIKVRLVDHQKIHFASKDYVCEVCNKAFLARYQLVQHSRTHSGEKPFQCHLCAKAFARRDGLSEHIRTHTGEKRYTCTECLRTFSFYKSMKNHKCSAATVGDGGGDGGDDHVNGNADVAGNVVCSGVETATDPLPSASLRLTAEDSASLDPSYRSDVGANGSSGVPSFPDGCGLPTSWTPS, encoded by the exons atgaaaaacaaatttgactTAGACTTTAATGTACTCTGTAGGCTTTGCCTGCATAAAGGGCCTGAACTACGTTCAATTTTTGATTGCGATTTTTCTTACCGCATCGAGTCATGTGTGGGAATAGTA ATACAGCAATGTGATCTGGGGCCAGCCCATATGTGCGTTAATTGTCTGAGTAGTTTAGAGAATTGGGAagaattcaaacaaaaatgtatctcTTCAAATGAATGTATTCAAAATTGCATCAAGCAGTTGGAAGAagagaaattaaatatgactGTAGATAATTCTATTAAGCATGAAGAtcaattagaaataaatgaacaagaaaataatcatgatagtatgttaaataatgaatttaacaaTCAAGACTCTGATAATGATTCATCAAAATCTAAGTCATCCATTTCACCAATA aCACGGAAAGTCTACTCAAGAGCTGTTAAAAAAGAAGTAAAAGCTTTTGAAGTGGCAAATACTAAAACATCTAATAAGAAAAAACGTTACGAGTGTGGAATGTGTTCTATAGATTTCACTGAAAAAGAAACATTATACAACCACTTAATAGATTCCCATAAATTAGAAGAGAATAATACCCCACACTATTGTTTAATTTGCAATAAAggatattgtaattatacaatttatcaaaatcattTGACTGCTGAACAAGATATTCATGGATCCATTCAAATACAG GATAAAGTCAAAGACTGTACAATTGGCTGTGGACTATGTACTTGTAAATTTAGTCGGTCGACCAGCCTTTACCGTCATCTCAGAAACCATGCATTGAAAAAAGACCTTATGCCTCATTTGTGTTCATTTTGTCAAGTGGGATTTCTCGATACGTACAGCCTTTACTTGCACGCATCGACTGAACATCACGCAGCATCTGTCATTGTTAACGaatcaaaaaaa GAATGTTCCGACGCGTCGACCACTGTCAGACAAGAGGAGGAATTGTGCGGCAAAACCATGGACAACGACACTGTTGGTGACGAGTACAAGGATAACAAGTACGCGATCACCACCaaacgtaaaattaaaaagctcAAGACGCTCGAGGACAAGCGAGCAAAGTATCGCGAGCACTACAGGCGGTTCCAGTCGAAGACGTACGCGTGCGAATTCTGCGACGTGGCCTATTCCCGGTTCTGCGACCTGTTCAATCACGACCGTACCGCCCACGACGACATGCCCAAAGAGTTCAGCTGCCCCACGTGCGGCAAACTGTTCCTGACGGACAGCCGGCTGCAGATCCACCAGAACGCGTTCCACGCGGAGAAGGCGTTCAGCTGCGACGTGTGCAACGTGCGGTGCAAGTCCAAGCACACGTTGCGCACGCACATGCGCAAGCACAGCGGCGTGTTCGCGTGCTCGCACTGCGGCCTGACGACGGCCAGCAACGCGGCACTGGTGTCCCACATGCGCATACACACCGGCGAGAAGCCGTTCGTGTGCGACCTGTGCGGCAACTCGTACGCGTCCAAACTGGGGCTCACGTCGCACAAGCGCACCCACCAGCAAGAGGCGCTGTTCAAGTGCAACGTGTGCGGTTACACCGGTTCCAGCCACAGTTCCATATACATACACAGGCAGACGCACAACTCGGACAAGCCGTTCGTGTGCGACGTGTGCGGCAAGACGTTCAAGATCAAGGTGCGGCTGGTCGACCACCAGAAGATCCACTTCGCGTCCAAGGACTACGTGTGCGAGGTGTGCAACAAGGCTTTCCTGGCTCGGTACCAGCTGGTCCAGCACTCGCGAACCCACTCGGGCGAAAAACCGTTCCAGTGCCATCTGTGCGCCAAGGCGTTCGCTCGGCGAGACGGGCTGTCCGAGCACATCAGGACGCACACCGGCGAGAAACGGTACACGTGCACCGAGTGCTTGAGGACGTTTTCGTTCTACAAGAGCATGAAGAATCACAAGTGTTCGGCGGCCACTGtcggcgacggcggcggtgATGGTGGTGACGACCATGTCAACGGCAACGCTGATGTGGCGGGTAACGTTGTCTGCAGCGGAGTAGAGACCGCGACGGATCCGTTGCCGTCCGCCTCTTTGCGATTAACCGCCGAAGACAGCGCATCCTTAGACCCGTCTTATCGATCTGATGTTGGAGCCAACGGTAGCAGCGGTGTACCATCGTTTCCCGACGGTTGTGGTTTACCCACCAGTTGGACGCCCAGTTAA